A stretch of DNA from Curtobacterium sp. MCBD17_035:
ATCTACCTCGCCGCGCTCCAGGACGTCCCCGGTGACGTCATCGAGGCGGCTCGGATCGACGGGGCGAACTCGTGGCAGGTCTTCTGGCGGGTGGTGTGGCCGTCGCTCGCGCCCGTCACGGTGTTCGTCGGCATCTACCAGGCCCTGGAGGCGCTCCAGCTGTTCGACCTCGTGTACGCCACCACCCGCGGCGGGCCGCTCGACGCCACCGAGACGATCGTCTCCTACCTCTGGAAGGTCTCGTTCCAGGGCCTCCAGTTCGGCTACGGCTCGGCGATCGCGTACGCGATGTTCTTCGTCACCCTCATCCTCACGGTGTCCGTGACCGTGTACACGCGCACCTCCGGAAGGCGGTCCCGCTGATGGCCATCGACCTCCCCACCCTGTCCGCCGAGCACGGGCGCGCCCGGACCCGGCCGCTCCCCGCGCCGCTCGCCCGTCGGCGCCGGAGACTCCCGTTCAGCGGCTGGCACTTCCTGCTGGTCCCGGTGGCGTTCCTGTTCCTCCTGCCGTTCCTCGAGATGTTCATCACGTCGGTGGAACCGGCCGCCGAGATCAACGCGTTCCCGCCGGCCTTCATCCCCTCGCACGTGACGCTCGACGGGTTCCGGCAGCTGTTCGCGCAGTCGGACATCCTGCACTGGCTGCTCAACACCGTCATCGTGTCCGCGGCGGCGGTCGGCTCCCACCTCGTGCTGTGCTCGCTCGCCGGCTACGGCTTCGCGCGGCTGTCGTTCCCGGGCCGCTCGTTCGCGTTCCTCGCGGTCCTCGCCACGATCATGATCCCGACACAGCTGCTCATGGTGCCGACGTACGTCATGTTCGCCCGGGTCGGGCTCATCGACCACCTCGGCGCGGCCATCGTCCCGTGGCTCGCCTCGGCGTTCGGGATCTTCCTGATGCGGCAGTTCTTCCTGTCGCTCCCCGCGGAACTCGAGGAGGCCG
This window harbors:
- a CDS encoding carbohydrate ABC transporter permease; its protein translation is MAIDLPTLSAEHGRARTRPLPAPLARRRRRLPFSGWHFLLVPVAFLFLLPFLEMFITSVEPAAEINAFPPAFIPSHVTLDGFRQLFAQSDILHWLLNTVIVSAAAVGSHLVLCSLAGYGFARLSFPGRSFAFLAVLATIMIPTQLLMVPTYVMFARVGLIDHLGAAIVPWLASAFGIFLMRQFFLSLPAELEEAGLIDGCTRLQVFFRIILPLARPALATLAIFTLLGSWNDLVWPLIAINNEHAFTLQLGLTNFQGSRRTEWSLLMAGNVIATLPLILFFLAAQKQFVATMTFAGLKG